A window from Desulfurobacterium indicum encodes these proteins:
- a CDS encoding HNH endonuclease, giving the protein MKNWPVIVLDITYRPFTLFSHTKAFILTYTGRAECLEYYKHFSIKTVNREYNAPMVIKVAILKKEWSRSSPTRKTIFLRDNFRCAYCGKYLKDNNVTVDHIIPKSKEGKWEWENLVTACKEWVVSIILCKPLGVPPGEHILKFFLSL; this is encoded by the coding sequence TTGATATAACGTATCGTCCATTTACGCTGTTTTCTCACACAAAAGCGTTTATTCTCACCTATACAGGCAGAGCTGAGTGTCTGGAATATTACAAGCACTTTTCAATAAAAACTGTTAATAGAGAATATAATGCACCTATGGTAATAAAAGTGGCTATTTTGAAAAAAGAGTGGAGCCGCTCTTCACCAACAAGGAAAACTATTTTTCTGAGAGATAACTTTAGATGTGCCTACTGTGGAAAATACTTAAAAGATAATAATGTAACAGTGGATCACATAATTCCTAAAAGCAAGGAAGGCAAATGGGAATGGGAAAATTTGGTTACTGCATGCAAGGAATGGGTTGTGTCAATAATTTTGTGTAAACCATTAGGAGTACCTCCTGGAGAACATATCCTGAAGTTCTTCCTTAGCCTCA